A window from Dermacentor variabilis isolate Ectoservices unplaced genomic scaffold, ASM5094787v1 scaffold_16, whole genome shotgun sequence encodes these proteins:
- the LOC142568087 gene encoding uncharacterized protein LOC142568087, giving the protein MALNVEAPAKGQRVSEAQKETVVAFMQEHPQLAIRSSELGPRFTAGDRRRLWQQLADQLNTQGPVVKTVEQWQEWWRKQVFEARRNAAALAQEQRKTGGGRLHGFHGRVLQLTGTVRLHGVTDLPYQEVSTLPP; this is encoded by the exons ATGGCGCTTAATGTAGAAGCACCGGCGAAGGGGCAGCGCGTGTCGGAGGCTCAGAAGGAGACGGTGGTCGCCTTCATGCAAGAGCATCCCCAGCTGGCTATAAGATCCAGCGAGCTGGGGCCACGCTTCACTGCTGGCGACCGCCgacggctgtggcagcagctAGCCGACCAGCTCAACACGCAAGGCCCCGTCGTGAAAACCGTCGAGCAGTGGCAAGAGTGGTGGCGGAAGCAAGTCTTCGAGGCCCGCCGCAACGCTGCCGCACTTGCCCAAGAACAAAG AAAAACAGGAGGGGGGCGGCTGCATGGCTTCCATGGCAGAGTACTGCAGCTCACCGGGACGGTCCGCCTCCACGGCGTGACCGACCTCCCCTaccaagaggtaagcacactgcCGCCGTAA